A window from Sphingobacterium hotanense encodes these proteins:
- a CDS encoding SusD/RagB family nutrient-binding outer membrane lipoprotein yields MKTLKYITYISIGALLMTSASCTKDFERINTPPTSVTEVDPALLMARVLRDGTFQESGELPNTKFGSWIQHWAGGPVVPVSRYFEGPENLIWSQHYQLFRNIAQIREELKGLENDPAGRSKLAIAEIYEVFLFQRLTDLFGDIPFSEITKSSTEINRTPKFDKQEDIYPALILKLNAALGKLTTGDASYGTSDFFYAGNIDKWKKFGNSLKLRLGMRIRYANASLAQQTVTEAIGSSYGLLSSNADNAAVATFNNAQAENQNPILRQLTTGSADLRYLANTLVDKLKEYNDPRLPLLAEPVTINGNTTYQGIGVALTDNQLSQLIRANYSTPNRATYFSQSFTPIPVYALTYSDVCFYKAEAAILGWGLSAGDVESNFLNGVKAAAALPPYNLSTLPATYEQNVLALTGLSNDQKMEKIATQKWIHLFGRNMEAFSEWRRTGYPRLTAGPNPGSTNGQIPRRAIYSSDESELNKANYDEAVGRMSNGDSFLSKVWWDKR; encoded by the coding sequence ATGAAAACTCTAAAATATATCACCTATATAAGCATCGGCGCCCTATTGATGACATCGGCGTCATGTACAAAGGATTTCGAAAGAATAAACACTCCCCCGACTTCGGTGACCGAAGTCGACCCCGCACTTTTAATGGCCCGCGTATTACGTGATGGTACTTTTCAAGAATCTGGTGAGCTCCCGAACACTAAATTTGGTTCATGGATCCAACATTGGGCAGGCGGTCCGGTTGTCCCTGTTTCAAGATATTTTGAAGGTCCTGAAAACCTAATCTGGTCGCAGCATTATCAGTTATTTAGAAATATTGCACAAATTCGCGAAGAGCTCAAAGGTCTAGAAAATGATCCCGCAGGGAGAAGTAAACTGGCTATCGCAGAAATTTATGAGGTATTCCTTTTCCAACGTCTAACGGATCTTTTTGGAGATATCCCTTTCTCGGAAATTACAAAGTCGAGCACCGAAATTAACAGAACTCCAAAGTTCGACAAACAAGAGGACATCTATCCGGCTTTAATTCTGAAGTTAAATGCAGCATTGGGCAAATTAACGACAGGCGACGCCAGCTACGGCACTTCTGATTTCTTCTATGCTGGAAACATCGACAAATGGAAGAAATTTGGAAACTCCCTAAAGCTTCGCTTGGGAATGCGCATCCGTTATGCTAACGCGAGCTTAGCACAGCAAACAGTAACGGAAGCGATAGGTTCTAGCTACGGCTTATTAAGCAGCAACGCAGATAACGCTGCTGTTGCAACTTTCAACAATGCACAAGCTGAGAATCAAAATCCTATTTTAAGACAGTTGACAACAGGTAGTGCCGATTTAAGGTACCTCGCTAATACCTTAGTCGATAAATTAAAAGAGTATAACGACCCTCGCCTTCCTTTACTGGCAGAGCCCGTTACGATCAATGGAAACACAACCTATCAAGGGATCGGCGTTGCATTGACAGACAATCAGCTATCACAGTTGATTCGGGCGAATTACTCCACACCGAATAGAGCTACCTATTTCAGTCAAAGCTTCACACCAATTCCTGTATATGCTTTAACTTATTCGGACGTTTGTTTCTATAAAGCAGAAGCCGCTATCCTTGGATGGGGATTGAGCGCGGGGGATGTAGAGAGCAATTTCTTGAATGGAGTAAAGGCGGCGGCAGCATTGCCACCTTATAACCTTTCCACTCTTCCTGCGACTTACGAGCAGAACGTCCTAGCATTGACAGGACTATCAAACGATCAAAAGATGGAGAAAATAGCCACTCAAAAATGGATTCATCTGTTTGGTCGTAATATGGAGGCATTCTCCGAGTGGCGACGAACAGGATACCCTCGCCTAACGGCTGGTCCAAATCCAGGTTCGACAAACGGACAAATTCCGCGTCGTGCCATCTATTCCAGCGATGAGTCAGAATTGAACAAAGCAAACTATGACGAAGCGGTCGGACGAATGAGCAATGGTGATTCCTTCCTTTCGAAAGTTTGGTGGGATAAACGATAA
- a CDS encoding FG-GAP-like repeat-containing protein, with protein sequence MLKSPFKTFGTNGLWKVMATALLLCTIGCEKNTVQPKKEVETPTTPEEPNVINPNPLVLEESFTVMSFNLRNPTNSDPFTQLQRMSKLTTLMNDNEVDILGVQELANNDVEEYVNSAMDQAGYAVYKTGAANGSPKSIFYKKSRFTLVNAGHLIKEFVAGTVISSAKWVILKDVKNNNEYFVINSHWYHTADAGEYRKEFAQILLDCIKANHGGRPVICLGDFNAIPGTTEINTIKNADGFNMVDALMESQGDPTFHNWTGIGTKKIDYVMSTRDLAFRSYKVVKDKYTVDGKTMWPSDHFPVFARYIPAIFGAAKQDASAASTDAKNQYYFADVNGDGKKDKISWDAGANGGKVSVYLANGSGGFQSTAIVHDASASTSADSYYYFADVNGDKKADLIRWNKGLVSGKTQVYLASSNGSFSATAIDNPEGTSAGTTTKFYFSDVNGDGMADKIYWNSTHDGGNIRVYLATGDGNFSGSVKSSSNVGSTTARTNYYFADINGDGKNDLVRWQASLDSGKAMVFLSNGDGTFTKSVDHSNAGATSGLESTKFYFADVNGDGKADKIYWNASNNLGEPKIYLGTSTTFESPVYSLRGTSQKETTNYYFEDINGDGKADQIRWNPTENNGAIKTYSVR encoded by the coding sequence ATGCTAAAATCACCATTTAAAACCTTTGGAACTAACGGATTATGGAAAGTTATGGCGACAGCGTTGTTGTTGTGTACCATTGGATGTGAAAAAAACACAGTCCAACCTAAGAAAGAGGTAGAGACACCAACGACTCCTGAAGAGCCTAATGTGATTAATCCAAATCCTTTAGTGTTAGAAGAGTCATTTACTGTAATGTCTTTTAACCTAAGGAATCCAACAAACTCAGATCCTTTTACGCAGCTACAGCGGATGAGCAAACTGACAACTCTAATGAATGATAACGAGGTGGACATCCTAGGGGTACAGGAATTGGCGAACAACGATGTGGAGGAGTATGTAAACTCTGCAATGGATCAAGCGGGTTACGCGGTTTATAAAACGGGAGCTGCAAACGGATCGCCAAAATCCATATTCTATAAGAAATCGAGATTTACCTTAGTTAATGCCGGCCATTTGATTAAGGAATTCGTAGCAGGAACTGTTATCTCTAGCGCGAAGTGGGTCATTCTAAAGGATGTGAAAAATAATAATGAATACTTTGTTATCAACTCGCATTGGTATCACACTGCTGATGCTGGTGAATATCGTAAAGAGTTTGCTCAGATTTTATTAGATTGTATTAAAGCAAACCACGGTGGCCGTCCTGTTATCTGTTTGGGTGATTTTAACGCTATCCCAGGCACAACCGAGATAAATACGATCAAAAACGCGGATGGCTTCAATATGGTCGATGCGCTAATGGAATCGCAAGGAGATCCAACCTTCCATAACTGGACGGGAATAGGAACAAAGAAGATTGACTACGTCATGAGCACGCGCGATTTAGCTTTCCGCAGTTACAAGGTCGTTAAAGACAAATATACTGTGGACGGCAAAACAATGTGGCCATCAGACCATTTTCCAGTGTTCGCTCGATATATTCCAGCAATTTTTGGAGCTGCCAAGCAAGATGCTTCAGCAGCGTCGACCGATGCTAAAAATCAATACTATTTTGCTGACGTCAATGGCGATGGAAAAAAAGATAAAATCAGTTGGGATGCAGGTGCTAATGGGGGCAAGGTTTCGGTTTATTTAGCAAATGGTAGCGGCGGATTCCAGAGCACAGCGATTGTTCATGACGCATCTGCAAGTACATCGGCTGATTCATACTATTATTTCGCTGACGTGAATGGCGACAAGAAAGCTGATTTAATTCGTTGGAATAAGGGATTGGTTTCAGGTAAAACGCAGGTTTACTTAGCATCTAGCAATGGCAGTTTTTCTGCAACGGCCATCGACAATCCAGAAGGTACATCTGCTGGAACAACGACTAAGTTTTACTTTTCCGATGTCAATGGTGATGGAATGGCTGATAAGATCTATTGGAATTCTACGCATGATGGTGGAAATATTCGTGTTTATTTAGCTACCGGAGATGGTAATTTCTCAGGTTCTGTGAAAAGCTCTTCCAATGTGGGCAGCACTACAGCTAGAACTAACTATTATTTTGCTGATATTAATGGGGATGGTAAGAATGATTTAGTTCGTTGGCAAGCAAGTTTAGATAGCGGAAAGGCTATGGTATTCCTTTCCAATGGCGACGGAACGTTCACCAAATCTGTTGATCACTCTAACGCAGGAGCAACGAGCGGTTTGGAAAGTACTAAATTCTACTTTGCTGATGTGAACGGCGATGGTAAAGCCGATAAGATCTATTGGAATGCTTCAAACAACTTAGGAGAGCCGAAGATTTACTTAGGCACGAGTACAACATTTGAAAGTCCGGTTTATTCTTTGCGCGGAACCTCGCAGAAAGAGACTACGAATTATTATTTCGAGGATATTAATGGAGATGGCAAAGCTGATCAGATTCGTTGGAATCCAACTGAGAATAACGGAGCTATTAAGACTTATTCTGTTCGATAA